Proteins encoded by one window of Dendropsophus ebraccatus isolate aDenEbr1 chromosome 4, aDenEbr1.pat, whole genome shotgun sequence:
- the SHLD2 gene encoding shieldin complex subunit 2 — MGNKGVIHVFIGAPVISPSLSCGMDRPAAGWKDVAFIMQDACIPKGGIHLIADELPHGGLPEKTRHGHSACDGVPEGPFVRTSIQSDLGPEMVAHRHTEIISDLVSSTELFHITHSLQKPLGREGDEDYDCIEETQDLHAIESDACRTISAETEFLTVLTSSQLAVRSPENDGTEVADDSGAGTSGSVRRGVVMENITMSYVSQEGFTCSSVLFTDSSDEELDQKSLRPQKSWEGPDQTFLQSQKNGDNRDQISIQSQKSKKSVRCQKIREVLDQKASISQRSEKLDQKSLQSHRSCEELDQKSTHSHQSGKEFDQTSMQSRKGGKGLLQEDSAIELSDAVDYLGSPSSKRKKAISGSSPSSTHEQQSKKSKPSISPVKFSMKSHNKHRQQTPAKSLTLLKHCTDKNKQYDIMVVVLQPCHVKEIKVKSGLNIGSTFPLATIVVMDQSEVKREVLMWRAAAFWGLALLPGEIIVLTNVTVCEDRWREDMVLQSSFRSTLTNLGSCSALLSGEKSLPVEFSAAKALLNYIGKKHHYLSELSPRQPQRLDHIQYVSLTELQPELLLHSTLKVNSISVLKESTYSYKGLQQNKIILTVEQVKGHTRTLVLWGTCVSWYDQIHLKRDHIWIFRYLFCKKNINSGDLELHTTPWSSCECLFDDDQRAVEFRKRYNVPSAKPMSLSSMMEERYSGEIQVKGRILQMEFHIPGKRRILISQKTSLSDILELLPDVVYTGCGKCRRELSIDQNNVYEQCYVCLPFNQIRAFYRSAQMTIMSDDCSVRVQVPPDVIENMLLNIAPNLLPKVFPTSTDVTYGRIVADLCHSLLAQTGESFVFTIRSQFMLDENSIPLEEDFHLVDFHLDLI; from the coding sequence ATGGGTAATAAAGGTGTGATCCACGTTTTTATCGGAGCTCCTGTTATATCTCCATCTCTGTCATGTGGAATGGACAGACCTGCTGCAGGATGGAAAGATGTAGCTTTTATTATGCAGGATGCATGTATACCAAAGGGTGGAATCCACCTAATTGCTGATGAGCTGCCCCATGGAGGTTTACCGGAGAAGACAAGGCATGGACACTCAGCATGTGACGGTGTCCCGGAAGGGCCCTTTGTCAGAACTTCCATCCAAAGTGATTTGGGGCCAGAAATGGTCGCCCATCGTCACACAGAGATAATTTCAGACTTGGTTTCTAGCACAGAACTCTTTCATATAACTCACAGTCTACAGAAACCCTTAGGAAGGGAAGGTGATGAGGACTACGACTGCATCGAGGAGACACAGGATCTTCATGCCATCGAAAGTGATGCCTGCCGTACAATATCTGCCGAAACAGAGTTCCTTACTGTTCTGACATCAAGTCAACTTGCTGTAAGAAGTCCAGAAAACGACGGAACAGAAGTGGCCGATGATTCCGGAGCTGGTACCTCAGGATCTGTAAGGCGTGGTGTTGTAATGGAGAACATTACTATGAGTTATGTATCTCAGGAAGGTTTCACCTGCTCTTCTGTTCTATTCACGGACTCATCCGATGAGGAACTTGACCAAAAGTCATTACGGCCCCAAAAGAGTTGGGAAGGGCCAGACCAGACGTTTTTACAATCCCAAAAAAATGGTGACAACCGTGACCAAATTTCAATACAATCTCAGAAAAGCAAAAAATCAGTACGGTGCCAGAAAATTAGGGAAGTGCTTGATCAAAAGGCATCCATATCTCAGAGAAGTGAAAAGCTTGACCAAAAGTCATTACAATCCCATAGAAGTTGTGAAGAACTTGACCAAAAGTCAACACACTCCCATCAGAGTGGTAAAGAGTTTGACCAAACGTCAATGCAATCCCGAAAAGGAGGAAAGGGTTTGTTACAAGAAGATTCCGCAATAGAACTTTCTGATGCTGTGGATTATCTTGGGAGTCCAAGCAGCAAAAGGAAGAAAGCGATATCGGGTTCCTCGCCGTCTTCTACGCATGAGCAACAATCTAAGAAATCCAAACCTTCCATATCTCCAGTAAAGTTCAGTATGAAAAGTCACAACAAACATCGGCAGCAAACACCTGCAAAGTCACTGACCCTTCTTAAGCATTGCACGGACAAAAATAAACAGTACGATATCATGGTAGTTGTGTTGCAGCCCTGTCATGTAAAGGAAATCAAGGTCAAAAGTGGGCTGAACATTGGCTCCACTTTTCCATTAGCGACCATCGTTGTTATGGACCAATCTGAGGTTAAGCGTGAAGTGTTGATGTGGAGAGCCGCTGCCTTTTGGGGTTTGGCTTTACTTCCTGGTGAAATAATTGTGCTGACTAATGTGACAGTATGTGAAGATCGGTGGAGGGAAGATATGGTGCTACAGTCTAGCTTTAGGAGTACTCTGACTAATCTCGGAAGCTGTTCTGCCCTCCTATCAGGAGAAAAGTCACTTCCTGTAGAGTTTTCTGCTGCAAAAGCGTTACTAAACTACATAggtaaaaaacaccattatttGAGTGAACTTTCTCCACGACAGCCCCAGCGGCTggaccatatacagtatgtgagccTGACAGAACTTCAACCAGAGTTATTGCTGCATTCAACGTTAAAGGTGAACAGCATTTCTGTTCTTAAGGAGTCCACTTATTCTTATAAGGGGCTGCAGCAAAATAAAATCATTCTGACTGTAGAACAAGTCAAAGGACATACAAGGACATTAGTGCTATGGGGAACGTGCGTCTCTTGGTACGATCAGATCCACCTTAAGCGAGATCATATCTGGATCTTCAGGTACTTATTCTGTAAGAAGAACATCAATTCAGGAGATCTGGAACTGCACACCACCCCATGGTCATCCTGCGAGTGCTTGTTTGATGACGACCAAAGGGCTGTAGAGTTTCGAAAGAGGTATAATGTACCATCAGCGAAGCCAATGAGCCTTTCATCGATGATGGAAGAAAGATATTCAGGAGAAATTCAAGTTAAAGGAAGAATATTGCAGATGGAATTTCATATTCCAGGCAAGCGGAGAATATTAATAAGCCAAAAAACGTCACTTTCCGATATCCTGGAGCTTCTGCCTGATGTTGTATATACAGGTTGCGGAAAATGCAGAAGAGAGCTGAGTATTGATCAGAACAACGTGTACGAGCAGTGTTACGTGTGCCTACCCTTCAACCAAATTAGAGCATTCTACAGGTCAGCGCAGATGACTATTATGAGTGACGACTGTAGCGTTCGTGTTCAGGTACCACCAGATGTTATCGAGAACATGTTGTTGAATATTGCCCCAAATCTATTGCCCAAGGTTTTTCCCACTTCTACAGATGTAACATATGGAAGGATCGTGGCGGATCTGTGCCACTCCCTGTTGGCACAGACTGGAGAATCTTTTGTGTTCACCATAAGAAGCCAGTTCATGCTTGATGAAAATAGCATCCCATTGGAAGAGGACTTTCACCTTGTAGATTTTCATCTTGACCTGATATGA